The following are from one region of the Stanieria cyanosphaera PCC 7437 genome:
- a CDS encoding ATP-binding protein, with protein sequence MKADQNQTQILVTISNTGTGIADKHLPFLFERFYRIEGDRGILDNDLDRASSYTYILTVCTNEKQLNFLIEEITPLLKKVGGICLVKRRTSRGFMNPVPN encoded by the coding sequence TTGAAAGCTGATCAAAATCAAACTCAAATTTTGGTAACAATTAGTAATACAGGAACAGGAATTGCTGACAAACATCTACCCTTTCTGTTTGAAAGATTTTATCGCATCGAAGGCGATCGCGGTATTTTAGATAACGATTTAGATCGAGCTTCTAGTTATACCTATATTTTGACTGTTTGTACCAATGAAAAACAATTAAATTTTTTGATTGAAGAAATTACACCTCTCCTCAAAAAAGTTGGTGGAATTTGTTTAGTGAAGCGGCGTACAAGCCGAGGGTTTATGAACCCCGTCCCAAATTGA
- a CDS encoding HAMP domain-containing protein — translation MLQFAQSLQPVSQALDRLFLLIIFGFPIVLLLAGLGGLFLADRALRPINSIIQTAEAISPDDLSRRIDYQGVKDEVGRLAMTLDKMFDRIELAFEHERRFIADALSRRRTPAEYETTLLDLEKETDRLIHLTNVLLFLARLEQEELEGKGTLF, via the coding sequence GTGTTACAATTCGCTCAATCTTTGCAACCTGTTTCTCAAGCTTTAGATCGTCTTTTCTTGTTAATTATATTTGGATTTCCAATTGTTTTATTATTAGCTGGTTTAGGTGGATTATTTTTAGCAGACCGAGCTTTACGTCCAATTAATAGCATTATTCAAACTGCCGAAGCAATTAGCCCTGATGATTTGAGTCGCAGAATTGATTATCAAGGGGTCAAAGACGAAGTGGGGCGTTTGGCAATGACTTTAGATAAAATGTTTGATCGAATTGAGTTAGCCTTTGAACACGAACGACGTTTTATTGCTGATGCTCTTAGTCGTCGACGTACACCTGCTGAATATGAAACCACTTTATTAGATTTGGAAAAAGAAACAGATCGTTTAATTCATTTAACTAATGTATTATTATTTTTAGCCCGTTTAGAGCAAGAAGAATTAGAAGGAAAAGGTACTTTATTTTGA
- a CDS encoding envelope membrane protein (involved in light-induced Na+-dependent proton extrusion), which yields MKKSLSKKNKEIFLQKISSYSQSSYRWLIATPERALNKAYQAALQIQFLEADYLAAQQQIQATNNYKSTIIECLQSDLEQYLAIIKINLAEFKVSRFLLNSQNSNSWEKLVVIDEVLKKYRTDIVEASVVEPINTLEKSNSPTNYASVQDEFINVQSTTEKTEVLPRSRSASPRERSLSRSFQRIKTDFNNNSEAEILQNFRRSRWITQTAIRCILLLIIIPLLTQQLSKEFLLLPLVEEFRASHNAEIFINNDMKQEAFRELQIFEEGLKFQSLLGQISNISPEATELKLKEKANELAEEFSYKSNVAISNVFADLLGLIAFAGVVLTNQQGIIAVKSFLDSMIYNLSDSAKAFIIIMLTDIFVGFHSPHGWEIIMEGVANHLGIQPNRSAIFLFIATFPVILDTIFKYWIFRYLNRISPSAVATLKNMNE from the coding sequence ATGAAAAAATCTTTATCTAAGAAAAATAAAGAAATTTTTCTCCAAAAAATATCTAGTTATTCCCAATCAAGCTATCGCTGGTTGATAGCCACTCCTGAAAGAGCATTAAATAAAGCTTATCAAGCAGCCTTACAAATTCAATTTTTAGAAGCAGATTATTTAGCAGCACAACAACAAATCCAGGCTACTAATAATTATAAATCGACCATTATAGAATGTTTACAATCAGACCTGGAGCAATATTTAGCAATTATTAAAATTAATTTAGCTGAATTTAAAGTTAGTCGTTTTTTACTTAATTCTCAAAACTCTAACTCTTGGGAAAAGTTAGTTGTCATTGATGAAGTTCTGAAAAAATATCGTACAGATATCGTTGAAGCATCCGTAGTAGAACCAATTAATACTCTTGAAAAATCTAATTCACCAACTAATTATGCTTCTGTACAAGATGAGTTTATAAATGTTCAATCAACAACAGAAAAAACTGAAGTATTACCACGATCGCGAAGTGCCTCGCCAAGGGAGAGATCTCTATCAAGAAGTTTTCAAAGAATTAAAACAGATTTTAATAACAATAGTGAAGCAGAAATTTTACAAAATTTTCGTCGTTCTCGTTGGATAACTCAAACTGCAATTCGATGTATACTTCTGTTAATTATTATTCCATTATTAACTCAACAATTATCTAAAGAATTTTTGTTATTACCTTTAGTTGAAGAATTTCGCGCTAGCCACAACGCAGAAATATTTATTAATAATGATATGAAACAAGAAGCTTTCAGAGAATTACAAATCTTTGAAGAAGGATTAAAATTTCAAAGTCTTCTAGGACAAATTTCTAATATTTCACCTGAAGCTACAGAATTAAAGCTCAAAGAAAAAGCTAATGAATTAGCCGAAGAATTTAGTTATAAAAGTAATGTTGCTATCAGTAATGTATTTGCTGATTTATTGGGATTAATTGCCTTTGCAGGAGTTGTACTAACCAATCAACAAGGAATTATTGCGGTCAAAAGTTTTCTTGACAGCATGATTTACAACTTAAGCGACAGTGCTAAAGCATTTATTATTATTATGTTGACCGATATCTTTGTCGGTTTTCACTCGCCTCATGGTTGGGAAATAATTATGGAAGGTGTTGCTAATCATTTAGGAATTCAGCCTAATCGCAGTGCTATCTTTTTATTTATTGCTACTTTTCCTGTTATTCTCGATACTATTTTTAAATATTGGATTTTTAGATATCTTAACCGTATTTCACCTTCAGCCGTTGCTACTTTGAAAAATATGAATGAATGA
- a CDS encoding carbonic anhydrase produces the protein MSTKAVDLPTRELSMPLSRIIQGLGEFQTNYFNTHQELFQQLSQGQTPDILLITCSDSRIDPNLLTQTQPGELFIIRNIGNIVPPHGILNSSEGAGIEYAVAALDIKHVVVCGHSHCGSMKALLQLNKLNEEMPLVYDWLKHHGEPVRRLLKENYGNCSEEQLLKIAIEENVLTQIENLETYPVIRSKMHSGQISLHAWVYTIETGKIYAYDANKGEFALLSSGPFPVPNPLSIIHHQQA, from the coding sequence ATGTCAACAAAAGCCGTTGATTTACCAACTAGGGAGTTGTCTATGCCTCTTAGTCGCATTATTCAGGGATTGGGTGAATTTCAGACGAACTATTTTAATACTCATCAAGAATTATTTCAGCAACTTTCTCAAGGCCAAACTCCTGACATTCTGCTAATTACTTGTTCTGATTCCAGAATAGATCCTAATTTATTAACTCAAACTCAACCTGGAGAATTATTTATTATTCGCAATATCGGCAATATTGTTCCTCCTCATGGCATTCTTAATAGTAGCGAGGGTGCAGGAATTGAATATGCAGTAGCAGCTTTAGATATTAAACACGTTGTAGTCTGTGGACATTCTCATTGTGGCAGTATGAAAGCCTTGTTACAACTTAATAAACTAAATGAAGAAATGCCTTTAGTTTACGATTGGTTAAAACATCATGGCGAACCTGTGCGTCGTTTATTAAAAGAAAATTATGGTAATTGTAGTGAAGAACAATTATTGAAGATTGCTATTGAAGAAAATGTTTTAACTCAGATCGAAAATTTAGAAACTTATCCTGTCATTCGTTCCAAAATGCACAGCGGTCAAATTTCTCTTCACGCTTGGGTTTATACCATAGAAACTGGCAAAATTTATGCTTATGATGCTAATAAAGGCGAATTTGCTTTGCTTAGTTCTGGACCGTTTCCTGTTCCTAATCCTTTATCAATTATTCATCACCAACAAGCTTAA
- a CDS encoding winged helix-turn-helix domain-containing protein, which produces MANGFGILDFYNNSNVVDVYIGYLRRKIDRDYSQQLIHTIRGVVIV; this is translated from the coding sequence TTGGCGAACGGGTTTGGAATTTTAGATTTTTATAACAATTCTAATGTGGTGGATGTTTATATTGGTTATCTGAGAAGAAAGATTGATCGCGATTATTCTCAGCAGTTAATTCATACTATTCGAGGTGTGGTTATTGTTTAA